AATCTTGCCGGGAGATAAAGTTACGATTGAACTATCTCCATACGATTTGACACGTGGTCGAATTACATACCGCTTTAAATAACCATCAGGTTTAAATTTAAGGAGGGAAATCAATGAAAGTTAGAGCATCAGTAAAACCAATCTGTGAAAAATGCAAAATTATTAAACGTAACGGTAAAGTTATGGTAATTTGCGAAAATCCAAAACATAAACAACGTCAAGGTTAATATAAAGGAGGTGCACAAGTTATATGGCTCGTATTGCAGGAGTAGATATTCCACGTGAAAAACGTGTAGTTATTTCATTAACATATATTTATGGTATCGGTAAAGTAACTGCTCAACGTATTTTAGCTGAAGCAAATGTATCTGAAGATACACGTGTAAAAGACTTAAGTAACGATGAGTTAGACCGTATTCGTGCTATTATCGATGGTATTAAAGTTGAAGGTGACTTACGTCGTGAAGTTTCTTTAAACATTAAACGTCTTCAAGAAATTGGTTCTTATCGTGGGTTCCGTCACCGTAAAGGATTACCTGTACGTGGACAAAATACAAAAAATAATGCACGTACTCGTAAAGGACCTAAGAAAATGGTCACAGGTAAAAAATAATTAAGAATTTAGGATAAGGAGGTAAATAGTTAATGGCAAAGAAACAACAAGCTCGTCGTCGTCGTCGTGTGAGAAAGAATATTGAAAAAGGCGTAGCACATATCCGTTCTACATTCAATAACACAATCGTGATGATTACTGACGTTAATGGTAACGCAATTTCTTGGTCTTCAGCAGGATCATTAGGTTTCCGTGGATCCAAAAAATCAACTCCATTTGCTGCTCAAATGGCATCTGAAGTTGCAGCTAAAGGCGCAATGGATCATGGTATGAAATCCGTTGAAGTAACTGTTAAAGGGCCAGGTGCTGGTCGTGAATCAGCTATCCGTTCTTTACAAGCAACAGGATTAGATGTTACAGCAATTCGTGACGTAACGCCAATTCCACATAACGGTTGCCGTCCTCCAAAACGTCGCCGTGTATAATGGGATTTACTCATTAAGCTACATGTAATGCTACAAAATTATCATTACAACAAAACGTTTTGAAAGGGGATATGATAATCAATGATCGAGATTGAAAAGCCAGAAATTAGAACGATTGAAGTCAGTGACGATTCCAAATTTGGTAAAATCGTGATTGAGCCACTAGAACGTGGATATGGAACAACCCTTGGAAACTCATTACGTCGTATTTTGTTATCTTCGTTACCTGGAGTTGCTGTTACTAGCATCCAAATTGATGGAGTATTACATGAATTTGCTACCGTGAAAGGCGTTGTTGAAGACGTCCCAACGATAATTCTTCATTTGAAACAGTTAGCATTAAAATTGCATTCTCAAGAATCAAAAGTGATTGAATTGAACGTCGTAGGACCGAAAACAGTCACTGCTGCTGACATTATTCACGATAGTGAAGTACAAATTTTGAATCCTGATTTATATATTTGTACGTTGGCAGAAGGTGCTGAGTTAAATATGCAAATTAATGTAGCAACTGGTCGCGGTTATGTTCGTGGAGAACATAATAAACGTGAAGATATGCCGATTGGAGTATTACCGATTGATTCGATTTATACACCTATTCAAAAAGTAAATTATCAAGTTGAGAACACGCGTATTGGGCAAAAAAATGTCTATGACAAATTAACGATGGATATTTGGACCGATGGTTCAATTAGCCCAGAAAAATCTTTAAGTTTAGCAGCAAAAATTTTAACTGAACATTTAAATATTTTTGTTAACTTAAATGATGAAGCCCGTCATACTGAAATTATGGTCGAAAAAGAAGAAGCAGAAAAAGAAAAAATGCTTGTGATGACCATTGAAGAACTTGACTTATCAGTTCGTTCATATAACTGCTTGAAACGTGCCGGTATTAATACGATTCAAGAGTTAACGAATAAGAGCGAAGCTGAAATGATTAAAGTACGTAACTTAGGTCGTAAATCGTTAGAAGAAGTGAAGCAAAAACTTGAAAACTTAGATTTAAGTCTACGTCAAGATGACTAATAAATAGACAATGTAAAGGAGGAAACCAAGCATGGCATACCGTAAATTAGGACGTAAAAGTGCTCAACGTAAAGCAATGCTACGTGATTTAACAACCGATGTATTAATTAACGAACGTATCGAAACGACTGAAGCACGTGCTAAAGAAGTACGTAAATTCGTTGAAAAAATGATCACTTTAGCTAAACGTGGTGATTTAGCATCACGCCGTCAAGCAGCTGCTTTCTTACGCAATGAAATTGCAGATGCGCGTATTGAAGGTGAAGAAGTTGTTGTAGAACGTGTTTTACAACGTTTATTCGATACATATGCAACTCGTTACGCAGAACGTAATGGTGGTTACACACGCATCCTTAAAAAAGGACCTCGTCGTGGTGATGGCGCACCAATGGTAATTATCGAGTTAGTATAATTATTGCTTTATTAACAGTAACTTTTATGATGGGAGTGTTATGATTATTACGTTTACGTAATGGTCTAGCTCTAAGCACACCGATAAATTCGGAAAAGTCAAGGTATCTGATTTAAAGATACCTTGACGTGTGCTAACATCGTAAAAGCTTTTTTTATTCTTTCGGCTACAGTTCTGTAGCCGTTTTTTGGTAGGTGTTGGTATATTTTTTGGATGCGATAGACTGCCAGCTCTAAAAGCATTGGTATAAAATGCGAAAGTTTCAAGGCACAAAAGCACCCCCTAACTGTCGAAAGGGGATGCTTGGAATCGTTATTCGTCTAGGATTGAGAATACGGTTCTGCTTGCAATTGATATAATTCTCGGTAGTAATCATTGGTTTGCATCAATTCATCATGGCTAGAAAAGGCGAGCACTTCTCCTTGTTTGATTAGCAGTACTTTGTCGGCTTTTTTGACACTAGATAAGCGATGGGTCACGAAAATGACAGTTTTACCTGAGGCTAACTCTAAAAATTGTTTGTAAATTTCGTTTTCAAGTTTAGCGTCAATAGCAGCAGTCGGTTCATCGAGTATGAGTAGCTCCTTATTTGCAAAAAATGCACGGGCTAAAGCGATTTTCTGCCATTCTCCGCCAGATAAATCAGTC
The genomic region above belongs to Aerococcaceae bacterium zg-1292 and contains:
- a CDS encoding DNA-directed RNA polymerase subunit alpha, which translates into the protein MIEIEKPEIRTIEVSDDSKFGKIVIEPLERGYGTTLGNSLRRILLSSLPGVAVTSIQIDGVLHEFATVKGVVEDVPTIILHLKQLALKLHSQESKVIELNVVGPKTVTAADIIHDSEVQILNPDLYICTLAEGAELNMQINVATGRGYVRGEHNKREDMPIGVLPIDSIYTPIQKVNYQVENTRIGQKNVYDKLTMDIWTDGSISPEKSLSLAAKILTEHLNIFVNLNDEARHTEIMVEKEEAEKEKMLVMTIEELDLSVRSYNCLKRAGINTIQELTNKSEAEMIKVRNLGRKSLEEVKQKLENLDLSLRQDD
- the rpmJ gene encoding 50S ribosomal protein L36 — translated: MKVRASVKPICEKCKIIKRNGKVMVICENPKHKQRQG
- the rpsK gene encoding 30S ribosomal protein S11, which gives rise to MAKKQQARRRRRVRKNIEKGVAHIRSTFNNTIVMITDVNGNAISWSSAGSLGFRGSKKSTPFAAQMASEVAAKGAMDHGMKSVEVTVKGPGAGRESAIRSLQATGLDVTAIRDVTPIPHNGCRPPKRRRV
- the rpsM gene encoding 30S ribosomal protein S13; the protein is MARIAGVDIPREKRVVISLTYIYGIGKVTAQRILAEANVSEDTRVKDLSNDELDRIRAIIDGIKVEGDLRREVSLNIKRLQEIGSYRGFRHRKGLPVRGQNTKNNARTRKGPKKMVTGKK
- the rplQ gene encoding 50S ribosomal protein L17: MAYRKLGRKSAQRKAMLRDLTTDVLINERIETTEARAKEVRKFVEKMITLAKRGDLASRRQAAAFLRNEIADARIEGEEVVVERVLQRLFDTYATRYAERNGGYTRILKKGPRRGDGAPMVIIELV